In the genome of Nocardia sp. NBC_00416, one region contains:
- a CDS encoding aldehyde dehydrogenase family protein, translated as MSSTLDRSTTTRTLRRDVSAFLGRVGPLLIGGEWVGSVSGATLDTVDPSTGETLATVAAAEAADIDSAVAAARRALGGPWSRLLPAQRSTLIWRLADLLEANIEEFAELESLDQGKPRIAALTGDLPLAIGQLRYMAGWTDKITGDSLDLSVPYDPTARFHAYTKKEPVGVVGQIIPWNFPINMAAWKIAPALAAGCTVVLKPAEQTPLTALRLGELICEVGFPDGVVNIVPGYGETAGAAIARHPGVDKVAFTGSTEVGREILAAAQGNLKKVSLELGGKSPNVILADADLDAAIAGAATGIFFNKGEVCSAGSRVYAHDSVVAEVAKGMAEAAETLRIGDPLQDTTDLGPLVSTEQLHRVSTMVDEGVRAGAEALTGGGPIDGPGFYYSPTVLGDVAQNSDIVHNEIFGPVVTVQSFGDTAELAELANDSTYGLAAGVWTRDVSAAHEVAARMKAGTVWVNCYNVFSSGLPFGGYKQSGWGREQGAAALELYLETKSVCIQL; from the coding sequence ATGAGCAGCACCCTGGACCGTTCGACGACCACCCGGACCCTGCGCCGCGACGTCTCCGCGTTTCTCGGACGTGTCGGCCCGCTCCTCATCGGCGGTGAATGGGTCGGCAGCGTCAGCGGCGCCACCCTCGACACTGTCGATCCCAGCACCGGCGAGACACTCGCCACCGTCGCCGCCGCCGAAGCCGCCGACATAGATTCGGCGGTCGCCGCCGCGCGGCGTGCCCTCGGCGGCCCCTGGTCCCGGCTGCTGCCGGCGCAACGCAGCACGCTGATATGGCGACTCGCCGATCTCCTCGAGGCGAATATCGAAGAGTTCGCGGAACTGGAATCGCTCGATCAGGGCAAACCCCGGATCGCCGCGCTGACGGGCGATCTACCCCTGGCGATCGGCCAGCTCCGTTATATGGCCGGGTGGACCGACAAGATCACGGGTGACAGCCTGGACCTCTCGGTTCCGTACGACCCCACGGCACGGTTCCATGCCTATACGAAGAAGGAGCCGGTAGGCGTCGTCGGACAGATCATTCCGTGGAACTTTCCCATCAACATGGCCGCATGGAAGATCGCGCCGGCCCTGGCCGCCGGATGCACCGTCGTGCTCAAACCCGCCGAGCAGACCCCGCTGACCGCATTGCGCCTCGGCGAACTGATCTGCGAGGTGGGCTTTCCGGACGGTGTCGTCAATATCGTTCCCGGCTACGGCGAGACCGCGGGAGCGGCCATCGCGAGGCATCCGGGTGTCGACAAGGTCGCCTTCACCGGGTCGACCGAGGTGGGCCGGGAAATCCTCGCCGCCGCGCAGGGCAACCTGAAGAAGGTCTCGCTGGAGCTCGGCGGCAAATCACCGAACGTGATCCTGGCCGACGCGGACCTCGACGCGGCGATCGCGGGCGCCGCCACCGGAATCTTCTTCAACAAAGGCGAGGTGTGCAGCGCGGGGTCTCGTGTCTACGCCCATGACAGCGTTGTCGCCGAAGTGGCGAAAGGGATGGCCGAGGCGGCCGAAACACTGCGGATCGGGGATCCGCTCCAGGACACCACCGATCTCGGACCGCTGGTATCCACCGAACAGTTGCACCGGGTCTCGACCATGGTCGACGAAGGCGTGCGCGCGGGGGCCGAAGCCCTCACCGGCGGCGGGCCCATCGACGGGCCCGGGTTCTACTACTCACCGACCGTTCTCGGCGACGTCGCGCAGAACTCCGACATCGTCCACAACGAGATCTTCGGGCCGGTGGTGACCGTGCAGTCCTTCGGTGACACCGCCGAACTCGCCGAGCTGGCCAACGACAGCACCTACGGGCTCGCCGCCGGGGTGTGGACGCGTGACGTGAGCGCCGCGCACGAGGTGGCCGCGCGGATGAAAGCGGGCACGGTGTGGGTCAACTGCTACAACGTGTTCTCGTCCGGACTGCCGTTCGGCGGTTACAAGCAGTCGGGCTGGGGTCGCGAGCAGGGCGCCGCGGCGCTGGAGCTGTACTTGGAGACCAAATCGGTCTGCATCCAACTGTAG